A single window of Rubripirellula lacrimiformis DNA harbors:
- a CDS encoding FAD-dependent oxidoreductase produces the protein MLNPVRWLLALAAALIVPHLHIASADEATVVVYGATPGGFCAAIAAAREGASVTLLEPTSHVGGVNTGGLSFSDSNQTVRSTVMGLFDEWHTRIQRDYADRGIELPYKVSVKDQSHWTYEPHVAARVTQQMLDEAKVVVLTNRYLDSVTKDGSRITSLVTNDGAFDADVYIDASYEGDLMAAAGVSWTIGREGRSEFGESLAGKQYPKAKLDIDGFDADGNLLPLITTMDAGPADEGDSNVMVYSFRLCLTADPENRVPFPEPTDYDPGRFEVVRRYLEKGGSVGWDMYPLPNGKLDGNNSIGGQFSLGLVGACNGWCEADQAGRVAIWEAHKQYTLEFYHFLTTDPSVSETTRAKYARLGLCKDEFPEYGHFSPALYVREGRRMRGQYVLRQKDILDDPVKHDPIVISSFPIDSHDCQRVAIRGGGVINEGTIFPVRKKYPKQGYAYQVPYRSILPHSDQASNLLVPVALSCTHVGISSIRVEPTWMILGQSAGIAAAMAASSEVAVQDLPYPKLRQRLLDQGQVLELPPEEKDPSIQPGVLDDAGAAVTGTWKHSTNFKSFIGQGYLHDDAAADGKATAVFRYRSKKAGPHTLSMAYSAHETRATNVPVSVTSGPHQVSVTVDQTQPIPSGQLFRTIGTVDLVDDMDTVIRITNSGTNGFVILDAVKLVLVAD, from the coding sequence ATGTTAAATCCTGTTCGTTGGCTGCTTGCCCTTGCCGCTGCACTGATTGTTCCCCATCTGCACATCGCCAGTGCGGACGAAGCGACGGTGGTCGTCTACGGTGCCACCCCAGGTGGTTTCTGTGCCGCGATCGCGGCCGCTCGCGAGGGAGCGTCGGTGACCCTGTTGGAACCGACATCGCATGTCGGTGGCGTCAACACAGGCGGGCTTAGTTTTAGCGATTCGAATCAAACGGTCCGCAGCACCGTGATGGGATTGTTTGACGAATGGCACACCCGGATTCAACGCGACTATGCCGATCGTGGAATCGAATTGCCGTACAAGGTGAGTGTCAAAGATCAGTCGCATTGGACCTACGAGCCGCACGTCGCTGCGCGGGTGACTCAGCAAATGCTAGACGAAGCCAAAGTAGTCGTGCTGACCAATCGCTATCTGGATTCGGTGACGAAGGATGGATCTCGAATCACATCGCTGGTGACCAATGACGGTGCGTTCGATGCCGATGTCTACATCGATGCCAGTTACGAAGGTGACCTGATGGCGGCCGCCGGTGTCAGTTGGACGATCGGCAGGGAAGGGAGGTCCGAATTTGGCGAGTCGCTGGCGGGCAAACAGTATCCCAAGGCAAAATTGGACATCGACGGATTCGACGCCGATGGCAACCTGCTGCCGCTGATCACCACGATGGATGCGGGCCCCGCCGACGAAGGGGATTCCAACGTGATGGTCTATAGCTTTCGGCTTTGTTTGACGGCGGATCCCGAAAACCGCGTACCGTTTCCCGAGCCAACCGATTACGACCCTGGTCGTTTCGAAGTCGTGCGACGCTATCTGGAAAAAGGGGGATCGGTCGGGTGGGATATGTATCCGCTTCCCAATGGAAAACTGGATGGAAACAACTCCATCGGTGGCCAGTTCTCGCTAGGGTTGGTCGGTGCATGCAATGGATGGTGCGAAGCGGACCAAGCGGGGCGGGTCGCGATCTGGGAAGCGCACAAGCAATACACGTTAGAGTTTTATCACTTCCTAACCACCGATCCGTCGGTCAGCGAAACGACTCGTGCAAAGTACGCCCGGCTCGGGCTCTGCAAAGACGAGTTTCCTGAATACGGACATTTTTCACCGGCACTGTATGTCCGCGAAGGCCGCCGGATGCGTGGCCAGTATGTGCTTCGTCAAAAGGACATCCTGGACGATCCGGTGAAGCACGATCCGATCGTGATCTCTTCGTTTCCCATCGATTCGCATGACTGCCAGCGAGTCGCGATTCGAGGCGGCGGGGTGATCAACGAAGGCACTATTTTTCCGGTTCGCAAAAAGTATCCCAAACAGGGTTACGCTTACCAGGTTCCCTATCGATCCATTCTTCCGCACTCGGATCAAGCTTCGAATCTGCTGGTCCCCGTTGCCCTCTCTTGCACGCACGTCGGCATCTCCTCCATCCGTGTCGAGCCGACTTGGATGATTCTTGGTCAAAGCGCGGGGATCGCGGCCGCCATGGCAGCGTCCAGTGAAGTGGCAGTTCAAGACTTGCCCTATCCGAAATTGCGTCAGCGACTTCTGGATCAAGGCCAAGTGTTGGAACTTCCTCCCGAAGAAAAAGACCCGTCCATTCAGCCGGGAGTCCTGGATGATGCAGGCGCGGCGGTGACGGGAACTTGGAAACACTCCACCAACTTCAAATCCTTCATTGGTCAGGGCTACCTGCATGACGATGCTGCCGCCGATGGCAAGGCGACCGCGGTCTTTCGCTATCGATCCAAGAAGGCGGGGCCGCACACGCTATCGATGGCCTATTCCGCTCACGAAACTCGCGCCACCAACGTGCCTGTCTCTGTGACCAGCGGTCCACATCAGGTGTCCGTCACCGTCGACCAAACTCAACCGATCCCGTCGGGGCAGTTGTTTCGTACCATCGGCACCGTTGACCTGGTGGACGACATGGATACTGTCATCCGAATCACCAACTCGGGGACCAACGGCTTCGTCATCCTCGACGCGGTAAAACTGGTCCTCGTCGCCGACTGA
- a CDS encoding PEP-CTERM sorting domain-containing protein (PEP-CTERM proteins occur, often in large numbers, in the proteomes of bacteria that also encode an exosortase, a predicted intramembrane cysteine proteinase. The presence of a PEP-CTERM domain at a protein's C-terminus predicts cleavage within the sorting domain, followed by covalent anchoring to some some component of the (usually Gram-negative) cell surface. Many PEP-CTERM proteins exhibit an unusual sequence composition that includes large numbers of potential glycosylation sites. Expression of one such protein has been shown restore the ability of a bacterium to form floc, a type of biofilm.) has protein sequence MKMRFLLAALAIAVSACSTSQAAIVTTELTFDTPDSVNNTLDLSLFGSTAETQITGKIIALLEINTSTGVISSFKLDGGSLTTSAWTMNIPVANMSLDTSVANGTGGSDTGDPINTFSEVTGSTFDATHHFIHLTSGTVEVTTVAPASTDTLELDNTDIPGIGNGTITSTLNGGVYDIVFSMDIDDMQELSPGASLLISGGLLARGQVTAVPEPTSAVALAGIVGACVLYRRRKRSSNAI, from the coding sequence ATGAAAATGCGTTTCCTACTGGCAGCACTGGCGATCGCCGTCAGCGCCTGCTCAACCAGCCAAGCAGCGATCGTGACCACTGAACTGACTTTCGACACTCCGGACAGCGTAAACAACACGCTCGACCTGTCGCTTTTCGGCAGCACGGCCGAGACCCAAATTACCGGCAAAATCATTGCCTTGCTAGAAATAAACACCAGCACAGGAGTGATATCTTCGTTCAAGCTCGATGGCGGCTCGCTAACCACCAGCGCTTGGACAATGAACATACCAGTCGCCAATATGTCGCTTGATACAAGCGTCGCGAACGGGACTGGCGGCAGCGACACTGGCGACCCCATCAACACGTTTTCCGAAGTAACTGGCTCAACGTTCGATGCGACACATCATTTCATCCATTTAACTAGTGGCACTGTCGAGGTGACAACCGTGGCACCCGCGTCAACCGACACGCTGGAGCTTGATAACACTGATATTCCCGGCATTGGGAATGGAACGATCACATCAACACTCAATGGCGGTGTCTATGATATTGTATTCAGCATGGACATTGACGACATGCAAGAGCTCTCACCAGGAGCGTCGCTCCTCATTTCCGGCGGACTGCTTGCTCGCGGACAAGTGACCGCGGTTCCCGAACCGACTAGCGCTGTTGCGTTGGCTGGGATCGTTGGCGCTTGCGTGCTGTATCGACGCCGCAAGAGATCGTCCAACGCGATCTGA
- a CDS encoding 3-keto-disaccharide hydrolase, whose product MKPLRRLPCSVFLFSMILATGSASAGEFESIFDGETLRGWNAIDMKYWSVRDGAITGESTAEVPCTSNQFIVWQGGDVRDFEVKLKFRAIDNGCNTGVQFRSKINPDGLAIGYQADIYQSGPYLGGVCDEMHSRKGPELLTANGTKTVIDKAGNRTSTDLDSKAKMKPQGEWNEYHVSAKGHHITLRINGQICSELIDNEEGHFDLEGILGLQLRSGKPMTVQFKDIVLKQL is encoded by the coding sequence ATGAAACCACTTCGACGTCTGCCGTGTTCTGTGTTCCTGTTCAGTATGATTTTGGCGACGGGTAGCGCGTCGGCGGGCGAGTTCGAGTCGATCTTTGACGGCGAAACGCTGCGGGGTTGGAACGCGATCGACATGAAGTATTGGTCGGTTCGAGACGGCGCGATCACGGGCGAATCGACTGCCGAAGTCCCCTGCACATCGAATCAATTCATCGTATGGCAGGGCGGCGACGTCCGCGATTTCGAAGTCAAGCTAAAATTCCGAGCCATTGACAACGGCTGCAACACTGGCGTCCAATTCCGCAGCAAAATCAATCCGGACGGCTTGGCGATCGGATACCAAGCGGACATCTATCAGAGCGGTCCCTACCTGGGCGGCGTCTGTGATGAAATGCATTCACGCAAAGGCCCCGAACTGCTGACCGCCAACGGTACCAAGACCGTGATCGACAAGGCCGGAAACCGCACCTCGACTGACTTGGACTCGAAAGCCAAAATGAAGCCACAGGGCGAATGGAATGAATACCACGTTTCCGCCAAAGGCCATCACATCACCCTGCGAATCAACGGCCAAATCTGCTCTGAACTGATCGATAACGAAGAAGGCCATTTTGACCTCGAAGGCATCCTCGGATTGCAGTTGCGATCCGGCAAGCCGATGACGGTGCAGTTCAAAGACATTGTTCTGAAACAGCTTTGA
- a CDS encoding VOC family protein, translated as MPVITTLGFAGRTEEALEHYRHALDAETVFLMRFRDSPDQSHTQPGMEDMIFHATFRIDGTEFMASDVGYARGAADAVFAGFSLALRLSSIDRAKLAFQALADQGQIVIPLAKSAFTSWYGIVIDRFGVSWKINVDGNLK; from the coding sequence ATGCCTGTGATCACGACGCTTGGCTTTGCCGGCCGCACCGAAGAGGCGTTGGAACACTATCGCCATGCGTTGGACGCCGAAACCGTGTTCTTGATGCGGTTTCGCGACAGCCCCGACCAGTCGCATACCCAACCGGGCATGGAAGACATGATCTTTCACGCGACGTTTCGGATTGATGGAACAGAATTCATGGCCAGCGACGTCGGTTACGCACGAGGTGCAGCGGACGCCGTTTTTGCTGGCTTCTCTCTCGCTTTGCGGCTAAGTTCAATCGACCGAGCGAAACTTGCATTCCAGGCGCTCGCGGACCAAGGCCAAATCGTGATCCCGCTTGCGAAGTCTGCTTTCACATCCTGGTATGGAATCGTGATCGACCGGTTTGGCGTTTCCTGGAAGATTAATGTTGATGGGAATTTGAAATGA
- a CDS encoding Gfo/Idh/MocA family protein, protein MASPNRRQFFQHLAATGFAASATISGTKSSGQVIGANDRVRVAIAGINGRGQVHMGVFGAMKNVEITHLVDPDSRLFASRSAAVQRLTGKKPKCVQDIREVLDDQSVDAVSIATPNHWHALMTIWACQAGKDVYVEKPCSHNISEGRRMVEAAQKFNRIVQHGTQWRSDPKWQTYTTDIRDGKYGKLQTANIQIFRPRKSIGIQNPVPPPRELDYELWTGPAPMNPYRTNLVHYRWHWMWDYGDGEIANLGAHEFEMARWAMPETANPKSVVSLGGRYGYEDQADTPNTQLTLYDFGDTKLVCQQRGLHFDKPLKMSIDFHTDEGRIQEGKFYPHGKEQGEVIEGAPPSGLPQDYARDHFQNFIDCVRSRKSEDLASDVLDGHRTAILAHLGNISYRLGDQTSFRNDPQQLSESPIASESFEAMKHHLVDVAGVNLAKASYRIGRSLQFDATTETFVDSPEANQLLGGNNRPGFD, encoded by the coding sequence ATGGCGAGCCCCAATCGTCGTCAATTTTTCCAGCACCTGGCTGCAACTGGCTTTGCTGCCTCGGCAACCATCTCTGGCACCAAATCGTCTGGGCAAGTCATCGGTGCGAACGATCGGGTCCGCGTGGCCATTGCCGGAATCAACGGCCGTGGCCAAGTCCACATGGGCGTCTTCGGTGCGATGAAGAACGTGGAAATCACGCATCTGGTGGATCCGGACAGCCGGTTGTTCGCATCGCGAAGCGCTGCGGTCCAGCGATTGACCGGGAAAAAGCCAAAGTGCGTGCAGGACATTCGCGAAGTCCTGGACGACCAATCCGTCGATGCCGTTTCGATTGCGACGCCCAATCATTGGCACGCGTTGATGACCATCTGGGCCTGTCAGGCCGGAAAAGATGTCTACGTCGAAAAGCCCTGCAGCCACAACATTTCGGAAGGGCGGCGAATGGTCGAAGCGGCACAAAAGTTTAACCGCATCGTCCAGCACGGGACGCAGTGGCGATCCGATCCGAAATGGCAGACCTACACGACCGACATCCGCGATGGGAAGTACGGCAAGTTGCAGACTGCCAACATTCAAATCTTCCGCCCTCGCAAAAGCATTGGCATCCAAAACCCAGTACCACCGCCACGCGAATTGGATTACGAGCTTTGGACCGGGCCGGCACCGATGAATCCCTATCGGACAAACCTAGTTCACTATCGCTGGCATTGGATGTGGGACTATGGCGATGGAGAAATTGCGAATCTAGGGGCTCATGAATTCGAAATGGCACGCTGGGCAATGCCCGAAACGGCTAATCCGAAATCCGTTGTCAGCCTGGGCGGTCGTTACGGGTACGAAGACCAAGCGGACACCCCCAATACTCAGCTAACGCTGTATGACTTCGGCGATACCAAACTGGTGTGCCAACAACGCGGCCTTCATTTCGACAAGCCGTTGAAGATGAGCATCGATTTCCATACCGACGAAGGGCGGATCCAGGAAGGCAAGTTCTATCCGCACGGGAAGGAACAGGGAGAAGTGATCGAAGGAGCCCCACCGAGCGGACTTCCGCAGGACTACGCACGCGATCACTTCCAAAACTTCATCGACTGTGTTCGCAGCCGCAAAAGCGAAGACCTGGCATCGGATGTCCTGGATGGGCATCGCACAGCCATCTTGGCTCACCTGGGCAACATTTCTTATCGCCTGGGTGACCAGACATCGTTCCGCAACGATCCTCAGCAGCTTTCCGAAAGTCCGATTGCATCGGAATCCTTTGAAGCGATGAAACACCATCTGGTTGACGTCGCCGGCGTGAATCTGGCGAAGGCATCCTATCGGATCGGTCGCTCGCTGCAGTTCGACGCCACCACCGAAACATTCGTCGATAGCCCCGAAGCGAACCAACTACTCGGTGGAAACAACCGACCCGGATTTGATTGA
- a CDS encoding dihydrodipicolinate synthase family protein, with protein sequence MPLKHSLSRRSAVLRTLAGFSSAVVGSTLPWQPANAAQEKGTAQADPKIRGPFPILSTPFTDSGEVDYGVLAKEAKFVSWGGCPGMIWPQSGDSIDLLTMDEKMKGMEVLAETARSLPTSLCLGVQGKDTEEMLAFAAHAEKLQPEAIISRPPDSGKSEEDLRQYWRSLAAVVNRPVILQTTGGVHYKGPIPSPELMIELAKEFPHFGYIKEEAGDVLGRMRTSVAAMPPVRRVFSARGGFHWLKESQLGSEGVITERAAYADVLTRIWELQQSGEAPKTLEDVFNNFIQMVKVKPGSLRGANLFIWKKRGVFKNLVSRDYGPQKSIPPSPIVSELKLDDQRIAEIEERFGALRPYLNEETPDLS encoded by the coding sequence ATGCCGTTGAAACATTCGCTCTCCCGACGGTCCGCCGTCTTACGCACATTGGCTGGATTCTCGAGCGCCGTTGTAGGGTCGACTCTGCCGTGGCAGCCCGCGAATGCCGCGCAAGAGAAGGGAACAGCGCAGGCAGACCCCAAGATTCGTGGGCCGTTCCCGATCCTATCCACTCCGTTTACGGATTCGGGTGAAGTTGATTACGGCGTGTTAGCGAAGGAAGCAAAGTTCGTCTCCTGGGGTGGATGCCCTGGGATGATCTGGCCGCAATCGGGAGACAGCATCGATCTGTTGACGATGGACGAGAAGATGAAGGGCATGGAGGTTCTGGCTGAAACGGCACGCAGTCTGCCAACATCACTGTGCCTGGGAGTCCAGGGAAAGGATACCGAAGAGATGCTGGCCTTCGCCGCGCATGCAGAGAAGCTGCAACCGGAAGCAATCATCTCTCGACCTCCCGATTCGGGAAAGTCCGAGGAAGATCTGCGGCAATACTGGCGATCCCTCGCTGCGGTGGTCAATCGGCCGGTGATTCTGCAGACAACCGGCGGCGTCCATTACAAAGGGCCGATTCCGTCACCGGAACTGATGATCGAATTGGCGAAGGAGTTCCCACACTTTGGGTATATCAAAGAAGAGGCTGGAGACGTGCTGGGGCGAATGCGCACGTCGGTCGCCGCGATGCCACCGGTACGCCGCGTGTTCAGTGCTCGCGGTGGATTTCATTGGCTCAAAGAATCCCAGTTGGGATCCGAAGGCGTGATCACGGAACGCGCCGCATACGCCGACGTCCTAACCCGCATTTGGGAATTGCAGCAGAGCGGCGAAGCCCCGAAGACTCTGGAAGACGTGTTCAACAACTTCATTCAAATGGTCAAGGTCAAGCCTGGCAGCCTTCGCGGCGCGAACCTGTTTATTTGGAAGAAACGAGGCGTCTTCAAGAACTTGGTGTCTCGCGACTATGGCCCCCAAAAATCAATTCCTCCGTCGCCAATCGTGTCCGAACTGAAACTGGACGACCAGCGGATTGCAGAGATCGAAGAACGCTTCGGCGCACTGCGTCCTTATCTGAACGAAGAAACGCCTGACTTGTCCTAG
- a CDS encoding alpha/beta hydrolase, whose protein sequence is MTRHAISRRQVLTTIGAHSAILPLASLTAPLSAFAADASQPMNRFPRMVQEFLVSQARASEQRHLKRLNQLETQADAEAYVRDAKTRIRQSFGADPDRTPLNPRVTGTVERDGYRIENVIFESRPGFPVTANLYIPAGQTEPMPAVVGTCGHSHNGKAEVAYQSFAQGLARLGYVCLIFDPIGQGERLQYANDELKSDVGVGVREHLLAGNQQFLVGEFFGSWRAWDGIRALDYLRTRPEVDKQRIGVTGNSGGGTMTTWLCGLDSRWAMAAPSCFVTTFRRNLENELPQDTEQCPPSAFALDLDHADFLAAMAPKPIVILAKERDFFDVRGAEETYARLRRLYRLLGAEDNVALFVGPTGHGYSLENREAMYSWFHRAAGMTAEETDRTFDGALHASADVEFAAEPEITIEADQTLWCTPEGQVSVDANTKTVFDFTREKSQQFAAERKPLAPTQLRQVVRDALKLPPNTPKAPDYRNWNYLKARDYPTKFAAAYTVDTEPGIQAIVYRLMDQRWLSRPPRTGKHATLYLSHLSSDQELRDEPLIREMVQADPETPFFACDVRGIGESLPGTSEPGTFHSPYGSDYLYAIHSLMLDRPYVGQRTFDALRVLDWLASLGHTEVHLVGRGWGSLPATFAAVLSDHVTRVTLKNALTSYSDVAQTERYGWPLSTLLPNALDKFDLPDCYDQLVAKQLKQIDPWGPEAKGF, encoded by the coding sequence ATGACACGTCACGCGATCTCGCGGCGCCAAGTTCTCACCACGATCGGGGCCCACAGCGCCATCCTGCCTCTAGCTAGCTTGACTGCCCCGCTGTCTGCGTTTGCAGCCGATGCATCCCAGCCGATGAATCGGTTCCCTCGAATGGTGCAAGAGTTCTTGGTAAGCCAAGCTCGCGCGTCCGAGCAGCGTCACCTGAAACGCCTGAACCAGCTGGAAACCCAAGCAGACGCCGAAGCGTATGTTCGCGACGCGAAAACACGGATTCGGCAATCGTTCGGCGCCGATCCCGATCGCACTCCACTGAATCCACGGGTAACCGGCACGGTCGAGCGAGACGGCTACCGGATCGAGAACGTCATTTTTGAAAGCCGCCCGGGTTTTCCCGTGACCGCCAACCTGTACATCCCCGCTGGGCAAACCGAGCCGATGCCGGCGGTGGTGGGCACCTGCGGTCATTCGCACAACGGCAAGGCCGAGGTTGCCTACCAATCGTTTGCACAGGGATTGGCTCGGCTGGGGTACGTTTGCCTGATTTTTGATCCGATCGGCCAAGGCGAACGACTGCAATACGCCAACGACGAACTCAAATCTGACGTCGGTGTCGGAGTTCGCGAGCACCTGCTGGCCGGGAACCAGCAATTCTTGGTCGGCGAATTCTTCGGCTCGTGGCGTGCCTGGGACGGAATCCGTGCGCTCGACTACCTGCGGACACGGCCCGAAGTCGACAAGCAGCGGATTGGCGTTACCGGCAATTCGGGCGGCGGCACGATGACGACGTGGCTGTGCGGCCTGGATTCACGCTGGGCGATGGCCGCACCCAGCTGTTTTGTGACCACATTCCGCCGCAACCTGGAAAACGAACTCCCCCAAGACACCGAACAGTGCCCGCCGTCGGCCTTCGCCCTGGACCTGGATCACGCCGATTTCCTTGCCGCGATGGCCCCCAAACCCATTGTCATCCTGGCCAAAGAACGCGATTTCTTTGACGTTCGCGGCGCGGAAGAAACGTACGCACGGCTGCGTCGGCTGTACCGATTGCTGGGCGCCGAAGACAACGTGGCCCTGTTTGTTGGCCCCACCGGCCACGGTTATTCGCTGGAAAACCGCGAAGCCATGTATTCCTGGTTCCACCGGGCTGCCGGCATGACGGCCGAAGAAACCGACCGAACCTTCGACGGGGCACTGCATGCATCGGCCGATGTCGAATTTGCGGCCGAGCCTGAAATCACGATCGAAGCCGACCAGACCCTGTGGTGCACCCCCGAAGGCCAGGTCAGTGTCGATGCGAACACCAAAACCGTGTTCGATTTCACTCGCGAAAAATCGCAGCAGTTTGCGGCTGAACGAAAACCCCTCGCCCCGACGCAGCTTCGACAGGTCGTTCGCGATGCACTGAAACTGCCTCCGAACACCCCCAAAGCACCCGATTACCGAAACTGGAACTACCTGAAGGCGCGCGACTATCCCACCAAATTCGCAGCCGCCTACACCGTCGACACCGAACCGGGAATCCAAGCCATCGTTTATCGGCTGATGGACCAGCGTTGGCTTTCCCGTCCGCCACGTACCGGCAAACACGCCACGCTGTACCTATCGCACCTGTCCAGCGACCAGGAACTACGCGACGAACCGCTGATTCGCGAAATGGTCCAAGCAGATCCGGAAACACCGTTCTTTGCCTGCGATGTTCGCGGGATAGGCGAATCCCTGCCCGGCACCAGCGAACCGGGAACGTTCCACTCTCCCTATGGCAGCGACTATCTGTACGCGATCCACAGCCTGATGCTCGACCGCCCCTACGTCGGCCAGCGGACGTTCGATGCACTGCGAGTCCTCGACTGGCTGGCCTCGCTCGGCCACACCGAGGTTCATTTGGTAGGACGCGGCTGGGGATCACTGCCGGCCACCTTTGCGGCGGTTCTTTCCGACCACGTAACCCGCGTGACACTGAAAAACGCGCTGACGTCGTATTCCGACGTCGCCCAGACCGAGCGTTATGGATGGCCGCTGTCGACCTTGCTGCCCAACGCGCTGGACAAATTCGATCTCCCCGATTGCTACGACCAGCTTGTGGCCAAGCAACTCAAACAGATCGATCCCTGGGGCCCCGAAGCCAAGGGATTCTAA
- the ahr gene encoding NADPH-dependent aldehyde reductase Ahr — MTYEAWVATEAGSPFTKQSLSREPLGPEEVEIAVEHCGVCHSDLSMWENEWGMSSYPAVLGHEAIGRVTALGPQAKGLTVGQRVGVGWTSDSCMHCRQCMSGEHHLCNEAQPTIAGHYGGFANSMRAHWAWTIPLPEGLNFADAGPLLCGGITVFNPIAAYATPQSRVGVVGIGGLGHLAIKFAAAYGCEVTAFTSSQDKFDEAREFGAHHVVSSRDSDAIMELEKTLDLLIIAVNVSLDWDAYIASLAPNGRMHVVGAVLEPIPVSIFSLITRQGSIGASPTGSPVGITEMMDFAARHDIAPKTEHFPMSKINEAFQHVADGKARYRVVLDADFE; from the coding sequence ATGACCTACGAAGCCTGGGTGGCTACCGAAGCCGGATCGCCATTCACGAAGCAATCGCTTTCCCGAGAACCACTGGGGCCGGAAGAGGTCGAGATCGCGGTAGAGCATTGTGGTGTTTGCCATTCGGATCTATCGATGTGGGAAAACGAGTGGGGAATGTCGTCCTATCCCGCCGTGCTGGGGCACGAAGCGATTGGCCGTGTGACCGCTTTGGGGCCACAGGCGAAAGGCTTGACGGTGGGCCAGCGAGTGGGAGTGGGGTGGACGAGCGACAGTTGCATGCATTGCCGACAGTGCATGTCGGGGGAGCATCACCTCTGTAACGAAGCTCAGCCGACGATTGCCGGTCACTACGGTGGGTTCGCGAATTCCATGCGGGCTCATTGGGCCTGGACGATCCCATTGCCCGAGGGGCTGAATTTTGCGGATGCCGGTCCTTTGTTGTGTGGCGGCATCACCGTCTTTAACCCCATCGCTGCTTATGCGACTCCGCAAAGCCGCGTAGGCGTGGTCGGAATTGGCGGCTTGGGGCACTTGGCCATCAAGTTTGCCGCTGCGTACGGATGTGAGGTGACGGCGTTCACGTCCAGCCAAGATAAGTTTGACGAGGCTCGCGAATTCGGCGCCCATCATGTGGTGTCTTCGCGGGACTCTGACGCGATCATGGAGCTCGAAAAAACGTTGGATCTATTGATCATCGCGGTGAACGTCTCTTTGGACTGGGACGCGTACATCGCTTCGTTGGCTCCGAACGGCCGGATGCATGTCGTCGGCGCGGTGTTGGAACCGATTCCGGTGTCCATTTTTTCGTTGATCACCCGCCAGGGCAGCATCGGCGCGTCGCCCACGGGGTCCCCCGTGGGGATTACGGAGATGATGGACTTTGCGGCAAGGCATGACATCGCCCCCAAGACCGAACACTTTCCGATGAGCAAGATCAACGAAGCGTTCCAGCATGTTGCCGACGGAAAGGCTCGATACCGGGTCGTGTTGGACGCGGATTTCGAGTGA